The nucleotide window CTGGTTCGGTCTGGCCGGGCATCACCTCAACCAGCCCGACCTGGGTTTCCGGACCCAAACCAAACTCCCCCTCCGATTGAACTTAAACGGGGGCTACAAGCATTACTTCGTGCGCAGTACCGTGAAGCAACAATACCGCGAAATCAGCCTTTCTCCTACCTTAAGCTACACCCGGCAGGGTGGCAGCCAGCGGGCCGAAGCCGGCCTCTACGCCGTGCTGACGCCCATCACGCTGGGCCTCCTCTACCGGGGGTGCCGCTGCCGGGTTCGCAGCAGCCCCAACAGATCCTGACGGCCCTCGCCGGGCTCAGTGTGGGGGCATTTCGGCTCGGTTATAGCTACGATGCAAGTCTGAGCGCGCTAAGTGCGGATTTGGGTGGGGCGCACGAGGTATCGTTGAGCCTGCGACAGTTCGATTCGCTGGAAGCGGCCTGGCGCCGGTTGAAACGGCGTAATTACCCGTCAATTCCTTGCCCAGCGTTCTAAATTTTCGTATTATTGCATCCAAATTGCCTTGCCTAAATCATTTTCTCTCAGGTAGTTTCAACTTGATCATGAATTTTTCCAAGTACCTGCGTTTTGCGGTCGTAGGAGCCTGCGCGCTGGCTTCCTGTAAGGGTGGCCCTCCCACAGCTACCAAGCCCGGTAAGTACAGCTCGACTACGGGCATTGAGTACAACACTGAAGAGGGCATGAAAGTGGCCGATTATCAGGGCATCCCTGAGGGTCCGGGCCTGGTGTTTATCGAAGGTGGCCGCACTGTCCTGGGTACCCAGGAAGAGGACGTAACCATGTCGCACGACAACATCGAGCGGACCGTTACTATTGCTTCTTTCTACATGGATGAGGCCGAAGTGGCTAACATTCACTGGTTGGAGTATCTGCACTTTGTGCGCAAAGACTCGTCGGAGGAAATTTACCAGCGCGCCCTGCCCGACACAACCGTGTGGGCCCGGGAGCTGTCTTTCAACGACCCTTACGTTGACTATTACCTGCGTTACCCCGGCTTCCGCTACTTCCCCGTAGTGGGCGTAAGCTGGCTGCAGGCCAACGATTACTGCACCTGGCGGACCTCGAAAGTAAACGAGCGTCTGGCTATGGACTCTGATGATGGCGGAGGAAGCTCTAAAGGCGGTGGCTTGTTCGGCAAGAAGAAGAACAAAGACGGTGATGCTGCGGAAGGTACTGATGCTGCTGGAGGCGTAAAAATCTCCATCGAGAACGGTAACACGCTGCCTAACTACCGTCTGCCTACTGAGGCCGAATGGGAATATGCTGCTCAGGCTCTGATTGGTACCCAGGAAGTTGGTAACGAAAACCAGGAAAATAAGCGGATTTATCCTTGGGATGGTCGTCAGGTGCGGAACCCCTACGGCAAGAACATGGGTACCTTCCTGGCTAACTTCAAGCGCGGCCGCGGTGACTATGCCGGTATTGCTGGTAGCCTGAATGACGGCGCCATGATTACGGAGTACGTATACGCCTACCCACCAAACGACTATGGCCTGTACAACATGTCGGGTAACGTAAACGAATGGGTACAGGACATCTACCGTCCGCTGTCGTTCGAAGACGTGGAAGACCTGAACCCCTTCCGTCGTAACGGCTTCTTGGACCCCTCCGAGAAATACGACAAGAAGAACTACCAGTCGCTGATCGACGACCACGTGCGGGTGTACAAAGGCGGCTCGTGGAAAGACGTAGCTTACTGGCTGTCGCCCGGTACGCGTCGTTTCATGGCTGAAGATTCGGCCACGGCAGCTATCGGCTTCCGTTGCGCTATGATCAACGCCGGCTCGAACAAGTAATCTGAGCTTCGGCTTCGACCGGGTATTTCAGACGATTACCTCAAATGCAGAAAGGCTACCCAAACGGGTGGCCTTTCTTGTTTATGCCTTGCTCGGAATGTGCACGATACTAAGCGGGCAACACCGGGCCCTCCCAATAAAAAAACCTGAGTCAGTGCTCAGCGCAGGCAATAGTGGCAATGCTGACGGCCCGGCACCCAGCCGCAAGTAATGCCGCGGCGCAGGCTTCGAGCGTGGCCCCGTGGTCAGCACATCATCAACTACCAGCACATGCTTGCCTGTGACGGTGTGGGGCTCGGCTACTTCAAAGACTGTGGCTACGTTTTGCCAGCGCTGGGTGCGGTTCTTACGGGTTTGGGAATCGGTGTACTCGGTGCGCCGCAGGGTGGTAGCATGCCACGGCACGGCGAGGCCAGCCGCCAGCCCCTCGGCAAAACTGTCGGACTGGTTGAAGCCGCGCTGCGCCAGCTTGCGCTGGTGCAACGGGACGGGCACGATAAGATCGAACTCGGTGTGCAGGTCCTGGCTGGCAAGCTCTGCCCCGTACCAACGGCCCAGGGTTTGTCCAACTTCGCGCTGTCCTTGGTACTTGAGTTGATGCAACAAGTGCTGAACCCGGCCCCGGCGCAAAAAACGCAGGTAGCTCAGGGCGTGCGTCAACGGGACTTTGCCCCAGAAGCGGCGGGCAAGAGGATTTTGACTGGCGGGCAGCTTATGATAGTCAGTGTAGGGGAGCTGCGCCCGACACTGCGTGCAGATATCGTCTTCACCCCGCATCAGGGACTGGGAACAGGCCAAGCAGGTCTGGGGAAAAACCAAAGCCGTCAAATCGACCAGGAAAGCAGGTAGCATAATAGAAGAAATAAGGCAGGTAACAATAAAAGATAAGCCGGCAAAAGGTACGGATTTATCCGGCACCGCCACCGTAAAAAACGGTAGATGAGCCTACTAGCTAGGCAGCGCTGAAGAAGCAGCGGCAGCAGGCGACTTTTGTAGCTACTTTCGTGTTTATAGCCCAGATCTTACCCCTTTACCATGAGCCAAGTCACGGAGTTTAATGAGTACCGCCAGCGCATGAATGAGAAAATCATGGCGGCTGACAACAAGGTCATCAAGCGGTTTTTCAACCTCGATACCAACACCTACCAGGCCGGCGCCCTGGACGTGAAAACCAAGGAAATGCTGGGCCTGGCCTGTTCCATGGTGCTGCGCTGCGACGACTGCATCAAGTACCACTTGGGCAAGTGCCACGAGGAAGGCCTCAACGACGAGGAAATCTACGAGGTGTTTGCCATTGCCAACCTGATTGGGGGCAGCATCGTAATTCCGCACTTCCGCCGGGCCGTGGAGTACTGGGAAATACTCAAGGAGGAGGCTGGCCCGTTGGCGCCCCCACACCACCACGACGCGTAACCATGCCCCTGCACACGGACGAAACCGAAGCGCAGTTTGAGGCCCGCTGGTGGCAGCTCATGAATGAGATGCGCGCCCGGTTCGGTAAAAAGCCTGATTTGAATGCGCTGCTGCTGTTAATTGGTGTGCAGGAGCTGGGCCAGGGAGCCGGGCCTTTCACGAAAGAGCAGAAGCAGGACCTGATGCACATTGCCACCTGCCGGCTGTTCAGCCTGTCGGGGCACTACGAGCTCGACCATGTGGACGAGGAGGGCTGGCCGCACTACCGGCTGGTGCGGCCCGTGCCGTTTGCCAACCTGAAAGAGCAGGAGCGGATGCTCAAGTGGCACATGCTGGAGTATTTTGACGCTTTCATGAAGGAAGACGAGTAACCAGGCTCCGCTTGCCAAACAGGGCGTAACGCGTTGTTTGTAAACCGGACACGTACTCGCCTACCAACCTTATTTTTGTCTGTGAAAATCATCACCTACAACGTCAATGGTTACCGCTCAGCTCTTAGCAAAGGCTTGCTGGACTGGGTAAAGGAAGCCAATCCGGACGTGCTGTGCCTGCAGGAAATCAAGGCGGGCACTGCGCCGCTGGACGTGGCCGGCTTCGAAGCGCTGGGCTATCAGGCTTATCTGTATCCGGCCCAGAAACCAGGCTATAGTGGCGTGGCTACGTTTACCAAAATAGCGCCGCTGCACGTGGCCTACGGCTGTGGCACGGAGTGCTACGACCTGGAAGGAAGGGTGCTGCGCCTGGATTTTGCCGATTGCTCGGTGCTGAACGTGTACATGCCTTCGGGCACGAGCAGTGAGGAGCGGCAGGCGTTTAAGGTGGAGTGGCTGCACTTTTTCCGCCGCTATATCGACCAAATAAAAGGAAGCGTACCGCCGCTGATTATTGGGGGCGACTACAACTGCTGCCAGACCGATATTGACCTGCACAATCCTAAAGCCAATCAGAAAAGCCCGGGCTTCACGCCGGAAGAGCGGGCTTGGTTTGCCGACTTTCTGGCCGACGGCTTCGTGGACTCCTTCCGCCATCACCACGGCGACGCCCCGGGGCACTACTCGTGGTGGACGTTTCGAGCCGGAGCCCGGGCCCGTAACGTGGGCTGGCGTCTCGACCACCTCCTGGCAGACCAGACCCTGCAGCCACGCATTGCCGATGCCGGCCTGCTACCCGATGTAGTACACTCCGACCACTGCCCGGCTTTCGTGAAACTCAGTTAGCCAGCCTTTTTACATGCCAACCGGCCCCGGCTTTGCTCAACAGGAGCAGCGCCGGGGCCAGTTATTTTAGTTGGCCACAGTTAAGAGGCCAGTAGGGCTTCCGCTACTTCCCGGCCCGTAGCCATAGCCGCGTTCAGGGACGGATAGGCGGTGTAGTCGCCGCAGCGGTACAGGTTTTGGGCCAGCTGCAAGGGCTGGTGCGGAGGCTGCCCGCCGGGGTACACAGGCAGGGCCTGGGGAATATGGTAGGTGCGCAGGTGCTGCCAGCGCCGGGCTTCAGGGCCAAACCAAATAGCCAGATCCTCGCGCAGATACGTCGTAAGCTCAGCCTCGTCCAGTCCCTGGCTGCCGTGGGTGCTGACGGAAATCAGTGTGCGGCCCGCCGGGGCATAGTCCGGCGCGACGTGGCTGGTAAAGGCCACATTGTGGGCCAGAGTGTTGGGCGCGGCGTTTATGCGCAGCAGCTTATCGGCCTTCACCGGCGACTGGTCGGCGGCAAAGTAGGTGCAGGTCGTGCGGCGCCAGGCGGTGGGAAAGCTGAGCCGGGACGTGGGCAACAGTCGGGCTGCTGCTTCGCCATCGGTGGCTACTACCACGGCCGCGGCTTGCAGGGTTTCGCCCGAGGCCAGCTGCACGGTGTTGCCTTGAATGCTGGCAACGGGCGTTTGGAGCCGGATGCTGCCAACGGGCAGGCGGGCGGCCAGTTGTTCGGGAATCTGCTGTATGCCCAGGGCCGGAATGGCCGCGTCGCCTTCCACGAACTGCTTGAACACGAACTCGAAAAAGTTGCTGGCTGTGCTCAGGCCGCGGTCTAGGTACACCCCGCCGAAAAAGGGGCGGAAAAATGAGTCGATGATCTGCTCACTCCAGCCGTTTTGACGCAGATAGGTCAGCGTATCGGTCGAGGGAAAGTTGAGCAGTTCCTGGTTGGTGCTGGTCTTTACCCGCTTGGCCAGGGCCAGGATGCGCAGCTTATCGGCCAGGGTGCCAATGGGCGAAGTCAGGGCCGAAAAAGCGGCCAGGGGCTGATCCAGCGGATTCACCAGGGTCGTCTGCCGGCCGTCGGCCAGCCGGATGGCAGCTCCCGAGCGGAAGGCTTTCAGCTGCAAGACTCCATAATCCAGCAGGCGCTGCACCTCGGGGTAGCGGGTCTGGAGCACCTGAAAGCCCCGATCAAGGCGGAAGCCTTCGGGCGTAACGTCGGTGCGCACCCGGCCGCCCACGGCATCGGCCGCCTCGAGGACCAGCACCGGCCGGCCCGCGCGGTGCAGATAGTTGGCGCAGGTGAGGCCGGCCATTCCGGCCCCGATAATGATGATAGGAGTAGCTGAAGTCTGGCTCATAGCTCCCTCAACTGCCAGAGCCGGGGTAAGGTTGAGGTCAAAATCAGGCGGGCACTGCAGAACTGGCTTCCTTAGCCAACTAACACAAAGATGATGAACGTTTTACAGGCTAAAATAGCGGCTTGCGGGGCTTCATCACCTTGCGGGTTTTCATGGTATAAAACTCCGCAATGCCGTTGCGGGCAAAGCTTACGCGCCACACGCCCATGGCGTCGCCGAGCTTATAGCCCACGGCCTGATCCTGCGGGTACTGCTTTTTGATCAGGACATAGTCGGCAGCCGCAATGTCTTTCCCAACTTCCCCGTGGCAGCGCAGGCACTGGGCGTCGCTGAGCAGAATGGGCCGCTGATACTCAAACACATCTGCTGTGAGCCGTTTGATAAGCCGGGTCGTATCGGGGCGCAGCTCGGTAGCAGATAACGGGGCCTGATTCTGCGGGTTGCGGGGGCGAGACGAAAGCCGGCCCGGCGTAGCCAGTAGCACCAGGGCCAGCGAATCGGTGGAGGCGTAGGATTCGGGGCGGCAGTAAGGCAGGGCCGCTGCTACGCCGCCGGCCTGCAGTTGCTCAGCCAGCAGGCGGCGCAGTTCCCGGTCGGCCTGGCCGGTGAGCGAGTCGCCGGCCCAGCGGGTAGCCCGCAGAAAGTCGGCCGGCAGAATGCGCTTTACGGCCATATTTTCTAGGGTCGTGGCAATCTGCTTTCCGTTTTCGATGTGCTCAATCTGGTCGGGCCGGCAGCCGGCCAATAGGCTCAACGCCAGTACAGCGGAGAATAACGCGGGAAAAGCAGGACGCATAACGGCAGGAAAACAAGGAAAACAGCCTAGCCGGCATCTACCGGCTTTGGTAGTGCAAACAACGCAAAGAATCGGAAGTTGCCGGTTAGCGCGCCAGCAAATACTCCCGCAACGCCTCGTAGCGCGGCTCCAGCATAGTGCTTTGCTTGGGCTGCCGCATCAGCTCGTGCAACGAGTCGGGCAGGGCAATGGCTTGCCCGATTAGCGGCTCGACCACCTCCGGAAACTTCACCGGGTGGGCTGTTTCCAAAAACAAGCCGTGCTGCCCGGGCCGGGTGTGCAGGTAGTCATTCAGGGCGTGAAAGGCCACCGCGCCGTGCGGGTCGAGCATGTAGCCGGTTTGCTGGTACACCTGCTCGATGGTGGCACTAGTCGTTTCGTCGCTCACGGTGCAGCCGTGGATCAGGCCGCTGATGGTAGCGTGGCTTTGGGCAAACAGCTCCAGAATGCGGGTAAAGTTGCTAGGATTGCCCACGTCCATGGCGTTGGATAGGGTAGCCACGGCGGCCTTAGCGGCAAAGTCACCAGTGCGTAAGTAGCTGGCCACAGAGTCGTTGGCGTTGCAGGCGGCCACGAAGTGCGCTACCGGCAGCCCCGACACGTAGGCCAGCAGGCCGGCGCAGAGGTTGCCGAAGTTGCCACTGGGCACGGCCACCACCGGCGCCTCCGGGTGTTCCCACTGCTGCCAGGCGTAGATGTAGTACAACTGCTGGGGCAGCCAGCGGGCCACGTTGATGGAGTTAGCCGAGGTCAGCGTCAAATGGCTCGTGACGGCGGCATCAGTAAAGGCCTGCTTCACCAGCTGCTGGCAGTCGTCGAAGTCGCCTTGCACTTCCAGGGCTGTAATGTTCTGCCCCAGGGCCGTGAGCTGCCGCTCCTGCACCGGGCTTACTTTGCCCGACGGATACAGAATAACCACGTCTACGCCTTCCACACCCAGAAACCCGTTGGCTACGGCCCCGCCGGTGTCGCCGGAAGTAGCTACCAGCACGGTTACCTTCTTGGTTTGCTGCCGCGAGAAGTAGCCCAAGCAGCGGCTCATAAACCGAGCACCCACATCCTTAAATGCTAGCGTCGGGCCGTGGAACAACTCCAGGGCGGCAATTTG belongs to Hymenobacter cellulosilyticus and includes:
- the gldJ gene encoding gliding motility lipoprotein GldJ; protein product: MNFSKYLRFAVVGACALASCKGGPPTATKPGKYSSTTGIEYNTEEGMKVADYQGIPEGPGLVFIEGGRTVLGTQEEDVTMSHDNIERTVTIASFYMDEAEVANIHWLEYLHFVRKDSSEEIYQRALPDTTVWARELSFNDPYVDYYLRYPGFRYFPVVGVSWLQANDYCTWRTSKVNERLAMDSDDGGGSSKGGGLFGKKKNKDGDAAEGTDAAGGVKISIENGNTLPNYRLPTEAEWEYAAQALIGTQEVGNENQENKRIYPWDGRQVRNPYGKNMGTFLANFKRGRGDYAGIAGSLNDGAMITEYVYAYPPNDYGLYNMSGNVNEWVQDIYRPLSFEDVEDLNPFRRNGFLDPSEKYDKKNYQSLIDDHVRVYKGGSWKDVAYWLSPGTRRFMAEDSATAAIGFRCAMINAGSNK
- the thrC gene encoding threonine synthase — its product is MQYYSLKHQAPNVDFRAATIAGQAPDGGLYFPETIPRFSAELLASLKTLPKAELAFQVMQPYVGDTIPAAELARICAETVDFPFPVVPVTGQIAALELFHGPTLAFKDVGARFMSRCLGYFSRQQTKKVTVLVATSGDTGGAVANGFLGVEGVDVVILYPSGKVSPVQERQLTALGQNITALEVQGDFDDCQQLVKQAFTDAAVTSHLTLTSANSINVARWLPQQLYYIYAWQQWEHPEAPVVAVPSGNFGNLCAGLLAYVSGLPVAHFVAACNANDSVASYLRTGDFAAKAAVATLSNAMDVGNPSNFTRILELFAQSHATISGLIHGCTVSDETTSATIEQVYQQTGYMLDPHGAVAFHALNDYLHTRPGQHGLFLETAHPVKFPEVVEPLIGQAIALPDSLHELMRQPKQSTMLEPRYEALREYLLAR
- a CDS encoding ComF family protein, producing the protein MLPAFLVDLTALVFPQTCLACSQSLMRGEDDICTQCRAQLPYTDYHKLPASQNPLARRFWGKVPLTHALSYLRFLRRGRVQHLLHQLKYQGQREVGQTLGRWYGAELASQDLHTEFDLIVPVPLHQRKLAQRGFNQSDSFAEGLAAGLAVPWHATTLRRTEYTDSQTRKNRTQRWQNVATVFEVAEPHTVTGKHVLVVDDVLTTGPRSKPAPRHYLRLGAGPSALPLLPALSTDSGFFIGRARCCPLSIVHIPSKA
- a CDS encoding carboxymuconolactone decarboxylase family protein, whose amino-acid sequence is MSQVTEFNEYRQRMNEKIMAADNKVIKRFFNLDTNTYQAGALDVKTKEMLGLACSMVLRCDDCIKYHLGKCHEEGLNDEEIYEVFAIANLIGGSIVIPHFRRAVEYWEILKEEAGPLAPPHHHDA
- a CDS encoding c-type heme family protein; its protein translation is MRPAFPALFSAVLALSLLAGCRPDQIEHIENGKQIATTLENMAVKRILPADFLRATRWAGDSLTGQADRELRRLLAEQLQAGGVAAALPYCRPESYASTDSLALVLLATPGRLSSRPRNPQNQAPLSATELRPDTTRLIKRLTADVFEYQRPILLSDAQCLRCHGEVGKDIAAADYVLIKKQYPQDQAVGYKLGDAMGVWRVSFARNGIAEFYTMKTRKVMKPRKPLF
- a CDS encoding exodeoxyribonuclease III is translated as MKIITYNVNGYRSALSKGLLDWVKEANPDVLCLQEIKAGTAPLDVAGFEALGYQAYLYPAQKPGYSGVATFTKIAPLHVAYGCGTECYDLEGRVLRLDFADCSVLNVYMPSGTSSEERQAFKVEWLHFFRRYIDQIKGSVPPLIIGGDYNCCQTDIDLHNPKANQKSPGFTPEERAWFADFLADGFVDSFRHHHGDAPGHYSWWTFRAGARARNVGWRLDHLLADQTLQPRIADAGLLPDVVHSDHCPAFVKLS
- a CDS encoding NAD(P)/FAD-dependent oxidoreductase translates to MSQTSATPIIIIGAGMAGLTCANYLHRAGRPVLVLEAADAVGGRVRTDVTPEGFRLDRGFQVLQTRYPEVQRLLDYGVLQLKAFRSGAAIRLADGRQTTLVNPLDQPLAAFSALTSPIGTLADKLRILALAKRVKTSTNQELLNFPSTDTLTYLRQNGWSEQIIDSFFRPFFGGVYLDRGLSTASNFFEFVFKQFVEGDAAIPALGIQQIPEQLAARLPVGSIRLQTPVASIQGNTVQLASGETLQAAAVVVATDGEAAARLLPTSRLSFPTAWRRTTCTYFAADQSPVKADKLLRINAAPNTLAHNVAFTSHVAPDYAPAGRTLISVSTHGSQGLDEAELTTYLREDLAIWFGPEARRWQHLRTYHIPQALPVYPGGQPPHQPLQLAQNLYRCGDYTAYPSLNAAMATGREVAEALLAS